In one window of Romboutsia hominis DNA:
- a CDS encoding AtpZ/AtpI family protein, which produces MSKHKIYMEIAKMLSLISQVGLMILIPIFGCTFLGKFFDSKFNTEPIFMIVFLLLGVGGAFMGVYKTLIVYTKRK; this is translated from the coding sequence ATGAGTAAACACAAGATATACATGGAAATAGCTAAGATGCTTTCTTTGATAAGTCAAGTAGGGTTGATGATATTAATTCCTATATTTGGGTGTACCTTTTTAGGAAAGTTTTTTGATTCCAAATTTAATACAGAACCAATATTTATGATAGTATTTTTATTATTAGGAGTTGGTGGAGCATTTATGGGAGTTTATAAAACTTTAATAGTATACACAAAAAGGAAGTGA
- a CDS encoding ATP synthase subunit I, protein MHTKLQDEINYVTKGVIVYDLIAIILLLITSTFSKEMLLGLIFGTIIAVLNFRLLAITIEKSVTMPVSKAQIYSAGQYLLRMTVTGVVLFVSVKAPYIHVLGVAIGLLSPKFVILTKTFLIDKLKRKEA, encoded by the coding sequence ATGCATACAAAACTACAAGATGAAATAAACTACGTAACAAAGGGAGTTATAGTTTACGATCTTATAGCTATTATATTATTGTTGATAACTTCAACATTTAGCAAAGAAATGCTTTTAGGGTTGATATTTGGTACGATAATAGCTGTACTTAATTTTAGATTGTTAGCTATAACAATAGAAAAATCGGTAACTATGCCTGTTTCTAAGGCTCAAATATACTCAGCTGGTCAATATTTGCTGAGGATGACTGTGACAGGAGTAGTGCTATTTGTCTCTGTAAAAGCCCCATACATACATGTATTAGGGGTTGCAATAGGGTTATTAAGTCCTAAGTTTGTTATATTAACAAAAACATTCTTAATAGACAAACTCAAAAGAAAGGAGGCGTAA
- the atpB gene encoding F0F1 ATP synthase subunit A, with the protein MSQAKWVIFFGNFKLSETVVTSWLILAGLALASYLMTRNLKKVPTSKLQIFLEFAIGGLAKLVEDTMGKETVKRMPNVVPYIGSLFLFFAVSNLIGLLGFRSPTTDLDTTLAWSLITFVMIYYAGVKFNGPVYFKGLLEPNPLLLPLNLIGELAKPVSLSFRPFGNILGGAVIMALLYDFLGYLSTLIPGVTIPFGQLIIPVPLHLYFDIFAGLLQSFIFIMLTMVFVGSAATE; encoded by the coding sequence ATGAGCCAAGCAAAATGGGTTATATTTTTCGGTAACTTTAAATTAAGTGAAACCGTAGTAACAAGTTGGTTAATACTTGCAGGGCTTGCTTTAGCTTCTTACTTAATGACAAGAAACCTAAAGAAAGTTCCAACAAGTAAATTGCAAATATTCTTAGAATTTGCTATAGGTGGGCTTGCTAAATTAGTAGAAGATACTATGGGTAAGGAAACTGTAAAAAGAATGCCAAATGTGGTTCCGTACATAGGAAGTTTATTTTTATTCTTTGCGGTTTCTAACTTAATAGGATTATTAGGATTTAGATCACCTACAACAGATTTAGATACTACATTAGCATGGTCATTAATAACATTCGTTATGATTTATTATGCAGGTGTTAAATTTAATGGTCCAGTATACTTCAAAGGATTATTAGAGCCAAACCCACTGTTATTACCACTTAACTTAATAGGAGAATTAGCGAAACCAGTTTCACTAAGTTTCCGTCCATTTGGTAATATACTTGGTGGAGCCGTTATAATGGCTTTACTATATGACTTCTTGGGATATCTATCAACATTAATCCCAGGTGTTACAATACCTTTTGGTCAGTTAATAATACCAGTACCACTGCACTTATATTTTGATATATTTGCTGGATTATTACAGTCATTTATATTCATAATGTTAACGATGGTATTCGTAGGAAGTGCAGCAACAGAATAA
- the atpE gene encoding ATP synthase F0 subunit C produces METAIIAAASAIGAGIAVATGIGAGIGQGFAAGKGAEAVGNQPEAQGDIIKTMLLGAAVAESSAIYGLVIAIILLFANPLM; encoded by the coding sequence ATGGAAACAGCTATAATAGCAGCAGCTTCAGCTATAGGAGCAGGTATCGCAGTTGCAACAGGTATAGGAGCAGGAATAGGACAAGGATTCGCAGCAGGTAAAGGTGCAGAAGCAGTTGGAAACCAACCAGAAGCACAAGGTGATATAATAAAAACAATGTTACTTGGAGCAGCAGTAGCAGAGTCTTCAGCAATATACGGACTAGTTATAGCAATAATCCTTCTATTTGCTAATCCATTAATGTAA
- the atpF gene encoding F0F1 ATP synthase subunit B has product MEFKPLIGISYELIFQLINTFLVFVILKKLLFKPVLGIIEAREKDIRENLAQGEVAKTEGLSLKKEYEEKIISAKNEGQEIIKQATLRAEQKESEMIANAKNEAQNIREKANKDIEQERQKAMNEIKNDISDIALLAASKVIEKDIDKSKHKDLIDNFIKEVGEAK; this is encoded by the coding sequence ATGGAATTCAAGCCACTTATAGGCATATCATATGAATTAATATTCCAGCTTATAAATACATTCCTAGTATTTGTAATATTAAAGAAACTTTTATTCAAACCAGTATTAGGAATAATCGAAGCTAGAGAAAAAGACATCAGAGAAAACTTAGCACAAGGAGAAGTTGCTAAGACAGAAGGTTTATCTTTAAAGAAAGAATATGAAGAAAAGATAATCTCAGCTAAAAACGAAGGTCAAGAAATAATAAAACAAGCTACATTAAGAGCAGAGCAAAAAGAATCTGAAATGATAGCTAATGCTAAAAATGAAGCACAAAATATAAGAGAAAAAGCTAATAAAGATATAGAACAAGAAAGACAAAAAGCTATGAATGAAATCAAAAACGATATATCTGATATAGCATTATTAGCAGCATCTAAAGTTATTGAGAAAGATATAGATAAATCTAAGCACAAGGATTTAATAGATAACTTTATAAAAGAGGTAGGCGAAGCTAAATGA
- a CDS encoding F0F1 ATP synthase subunit delta, with product MMNVVASRYAEALFQVGEETNTTASLNEELVAVVNILKSNEDFFNVLKSPLVGKGEKKDLLKKVFQNQLSENLSNFLKIMIDKDRVSVIEAVQNSFKALLNEKENVLEGTAITAVPMSQEEIKELELKLSKKYNKNVTLENNVDESILGGVLVRLGNEEIDGTVKTRLAGMKNILSQVIS from the coding sequence ATGATGAATGTAGTCGCGAGTAGATATGCTGAAGCCTTATTTCAAGTAGGAGAAGAAACTAACACAACTGCTAGCTTAAATGAAGAATTAGTAGCAGTTGTAAACATACTAAAATCTAACGAAGATTTTTTCAATGTTTTAAAATCTCCTCTTGTAGGAAAAGGAGAAAAGAAAGACTTATTAAAGAAGGTTTTTCAAAATCAGTTGAGTGAAAATTTAAGCAATTTCTTAAAAATAATGATAGATAAAGATAGAGTTTCAGTTATAGAAGCTGTTCAAAACTCATTTAAAGCATTATTAAATGAAAAAGAAAATGTGTTAGAAGGAACTGCAATAACTGCAGTACCTATGTCTCAAGAAGAAATTAAAGAACTTGAGTTAAAACTTTCAAAAAAATACAACAAAAATGTTACTTTAGAAAACAACGTTGATGAATCTATACTAGGAGGAGTTCTAGTTAGACTTGGAAACGAAGAGATAGACGGAACTGTTAAAACTCGTTTAGCAGGAATGAAAAATATACTATCTCAAGTAATATCTTAG
- the atpA gene encoding F0F1 ATP synthase subunit alpha, whose protein sequence is MNLRPEEISSIIKEQIKNYENKVELTDTGSVLKVGDGIASVYGLDKAMAGELLEFPGEVYGMALNLEEDMVGAVILGNDSGIKEGDIVKRTGNIVQVPVGDAMIGRVVNSLGQPVDGKGPINTNKFRPVESEATGIMARKSVHEPLQTGIKAIDAMIPIGKGQRELVIGDRQTGKTSICIDTILNQKGKDVICIYVAIGQKRSTVAQVVSTLEKGGAMDYTIVVSATASESAPLQFLAPYAGVAMGEEFMFNGKHVLIVYDDLTKHAVAYREMSLLLKRPPGREAYPGDVFYLHSRLLERAAKLSDELGAGSITALPIIETQGGDVSAYIPTNVISITDGQIYLVPELFYSGIRPAVDPGISVSRVGGSAQIKSMKKVAGPLKLLYSQYKELAAFSQFGSDLDEDTKKRLAQGERIVEVLKQGEHQPMDVKDQVIAIFAVVNNLLADIPVNNIKRFEAELIEFIDANYPQIGEKILANGDFTQELTNAINDFKKKFVIEA, encoded by the coding sequence ATGAACTTAAGACCTGAAGAAATAAGTTCTATAATTAAAGAGCAAATAAAAAATTATGAGAATAAAGTTGAATTAACAGATACAGGTAGTGTTTTAAAAGTTGGGGACGGTATAGCTAGTGTTTACGGATTAGATAAAGCTATGGCTGGTGAATTATTAGAGTTCCCAGGAGAAGTATACGGAATGGCTCTTAACCTTGAAGAAGACATGGTTGGGGCAGTTATATTAGGTAACGACTCTGGAATAAAAGAAGGAGATATCGTTAAGAGAACTGGTAATATAGTTCAAGTTCCAGTTGGTGATGCTATGATAGGTAGAGTTGTAAACTCACTAGGGCAACCAGTTGATGGAAAAGGACCTATAAACACTAATAAATTTAGACCAGTTGAATCAGAAGCTACAGGAATAATGGCTAGAAAGTCAGTTCATGAGCCTCTACAAACAGGAATAAAAGCTATCGATGCCATGATACCAATAGGTAAAGGACAAAGAGAGCTTGTAATAGGTGATAGACAAACAGGTAAAACATCTATATGTATAGATACAATACTTAACCAAAAAGGTAAAGATGTTATATGTATATACGTTGCAATAGGACAAAAGCGTTCGACAGTTGCACAAGTTGTTAGTACATTAGAAAAAGGCGGAGCTATGGACTACACAATAGTAGTGTCTGCTACAGCATCTGAATCTGCACCACTTCAATTCTTAGCACCATATGCAGGAGTTGCTATGGGTGAAGAATTTATGTTCAACGGAAAACATGTATTAATAGTATATGATGATTTAACTAAGCACGCGGTTGCATACAGAGAAATGTCATTATTACTTAAGAGACCACCAGGACGTGAAGCTTACCCTGGGGATGTATTCTACTTACACTCAAGATTACTTGAGAGAGCAGCTAAATTATCTGATGAGTTAGGTGCAGGATCTATAACTGCATTACCTATAATAGAAACTCAAGGTGGAGACGTTTCTGCTTATATACCAACTAACGTTATATCAATAACAGACGGACAAATATACCTTGTGCCAGAATTATTCTACTCAGGAATAAGACCAGCAGTTGACCCTGGTATATCAGTATCAAGAGTTGGTGGATCTGCTCAAATAAAATCAATGAAAAAAGTTGCAGGACCATTAAAACTTCTTTACTCTCAATATAAAGAACTTGCAGCATTCTCTCAATTCGGATCAGACTTAGATGAAGATACTAAGAAGAGACTTGCTCAAGGGGAAAGAATAGTTGAGGTTCTAAAACAAGGTGAACATCAACCTATGGATGTTAAAGATCAAGTAATAGCTATATTTGCAGTTGTTAACAACTTATTAGCAGATATACCTGTAAATAATATAAAGAGATTTGAAGCAGAATTAATTGAATTCATAGATGCTAATTATCCACAAATAGGAGAAAAAATTCTTGCGAATGGAGATTTCACTCAAGAATTAACAAACGCTATAAACGATTTCAAGAAGAAATTTGTTATAGAAGCGTAA
- the atpG gene encoding ATP synthase F1 subunit gamma — protein MAGAGMKEIKTRIASVENTKQITKAMELVASSKFRKAKERAESSKPYFNTLQEAVQNIAKNTSGVKSEFLKEREVKNKCYIVIAGDRGLAGGYNSNVFKTLVAETQGSNNVKVVAIGKKAKEFVSKRSFDLIGTIDSVEDVKYEDIIEISNNIMDSYQNGDIDEVKLIYTEFVSALSQEPRVTRLLPIAVDKDKEEKNSRASVQYLPSPDAVLGFIVPKYVSGRIYGGIAEAYASEQAARRTAMESATDNANEMISNLELQYNRARQAAVTQEISEIVAGASSAQ, from the coding sequence TTGGCAGGAGCTGGAATGAAAGAAATTAAAACTCGTATTGCCAGTGTTGAAAATACTAAGCAAATAACTAAAGCTATGGAATTAGTTGCTTCTTCGAAGTTTAGAAAAGCTAAGGAAAGAGCAGAAAGTTCTAAGCCATATTTTAATACTTTACAAGAAGCTGTTCAAAATATAGCTAAGAATACGAGTGGAGTTAAAAGTGAATTTCTCAAAGAAAGAGAAGTTAAAAATAAATGTTATATAGTTATAGCAGGAGATAGAGGACTTGCAGGAGGATACAACTCGAATGTATTTAAAACATTAGTTGCAGAGACTCAAGGTTCTAATAATGTTAAGGTTGTAGCTATAGGAAAAAAAGCAAAAGAGTTTGTTAGCAAAAGATCTTTTGACTTAATTGGAACAATAGATTCTGTTGAAGACGTTAAGTATGAAGATATAATCGAGATATCTAATAATATAATGGATTCTTATCAAAACGGAGATATAGATGAAGTTAAGTTAATATATACAGAGTTTGTTTCAGCATTAAGTCAAGAGCCAAGAGTAACTAGATTGTTACCAATAGCAGTAGACAAAGATAAAGAAGAGAAGAATAGTAGAGCTTCTGTTCAATACTTACCTTCTCCAGATGCTGTACTTGGTTTTATCGTACCTAAGTATGTTTCAGGAAGAATATACGGAGGTATAGCTGAAGCTTATGCTTCAGAACAAGCAGCGAGAAGAACAGCTATGGAATCAGCTACAGACAATGCTAATGAAATGATATCTAATTTAGAGTTACAATACAATAGAGCAAGACAAGCAGCAGTTACTCAGGAAATATCTGAGATAGTTGCGGGGGCTTCTTCAGCTCAATAA
- the atpD gene encoding F0F1 ATP synthase subunit beta, whose amino-acid sequence MANVGKIVQVIGPVVDVKFDDEKSLPNLLNALEIKHGDKKIVIEVAQHVGDDTVRCISMSSTDGLVRGMEVVDTGAAISVPVGDETLGRIFNVLGEPVDGKEAPKNAPKSPIHREAPAFDELKPGVEILETGIKVVDLLAPYLKGGKIGLFGGAGVGKTVLIQELINNIATQHGGISVFAGVGERTREGNDLYGEMSESGVIKKTALVFGQMNEPPGARMRVALTGLTMAEHFRDQEGQDVLLFVDNIFRFTQAGSEVSALLGRTPSAVGYQPTLATEMGKLQERITSTNKGSITSVQAVYVPADDLTDPAPATTFTHLDAKTVLSRQKASLGIFPAVDPLESTSRVLDPAVVGKEHYEVAVAVQSILQKYKELQDIIAILGMDELSDEDKVTVQRARKIERFLSQPFTVAEQFTGFEGKYVPVKETVRSFKEILEGKHDDLPESAFLFVGSIEEAVAKAKESR is encoded by the coding sequence ATGGCAAATGTAGGTAAAATAGTTCAGGTTATCGGTCCAGTTGTTGACGTAAAGTTCGATGATGAAAAAAGCTTACCTAATCTATTAAATGCATTAGAGATAAAGCACGGAGATAAAAAAATAGTTATAGAAGTTGCACAACATGTTGGTGATGACACAGTTAGATGTATATCGATGAGTTCTACTGATGGACTTGTAAGAGGTATGGAAGTTGTTGATACAGGAGCTGCAATAAGTGTACCTGTAGGAGACGAAACTTTAGGAAGAATATTCAATGTATTAGGTGAGCCAGTTGATGGTAAGGAAGCACCAAAAAATGCTCCTAAGAGTCCTATACATAGAGAAGCTCCAGCATTTGACGAATTAAAGCCAGGTGTTGAAATACTAGAAACAGGAATAAAAGTTGTTGACTTACTAGCACCATACTTAAAAGGTGGTAAAATCGGTCTATTCGGTGGAGCCGGAGTTGGTAAGACAGTTCTTATACAAGAGCTTATAAACAATATAGCTACTCAACACGGTGGTATATCAGTATTCGCAGGTGTTGGGGAAAGAACAAGAGAAGGTAATGACCTTTACGGTGAGATGAGCGAGTCTGGAGTTATCAAAAAGACTGCTCTAGTATTCGGACAAATGAACGAGCCACCTGGAGCAAGAATGAGAGTTGCTTTAACTGGTCTTACAATGGCTGAGCACTTCAGAGATCAAGAAGGACAAGACGTTTTATTATTCGTAGATAATATATTCCGTTTCACTCAAGCAGGATCTGAGGTTTCAGCATTACTTGGACGTACTCCATCAGCAGTTGGATACCAACCAACATTAGCTACAGAGATGGGTAAATTACAAGAGAGAATAACATCTACAAATAAAGGGTCTATAACATCAGTTCAGGCTGTATACGTACCTGCCGATGACTTAACTGACCCAGCACCAGCTACAACATTCACACACTTAGATGCTAAGACAGTTTTATCTAGACAAAAAGCGTCTCTAGGTATATTCCCAGCTGTTGACCCATTAGAGTCTACATCTAGAGTACTTGACCCAGCTGTAGTTGGAAAAGAACATTATGAAGTTGCAGTAGCTGTTCAATCTATACTTCAAAAGTATAAAGAGCTTCAAGATATAATAGCTATACTTGGTATGGACGAATTATCTGATGAAGATAAGGTAACAGTACAAAGAGCTAGAAAGATAGAGAGATTCTTATCTCAACCTTTCACAGTTGCTGAGCAATTCACAGGATTTGAAGGTAAATATGTACCTGTTAAAGAAACTGTAAGAAGTTTCAAAGAAATATTAGAAGGTAAGCATGATGACTTACCAGAATCAGCATTCTTATTCGTAGGAAGTATAGAAGAGGCAGTTGCAAAAGCGAAGGAGAGTAGATAA
- the atpC gene encoding ATP synthase F1 subunit epsilon, with protein sequence MASEFAVKIVTPDKIFYEDKTEMIIVRTTEGDRGILKNHRPLVAGLSDGTLRLKKEGKFKEAKISGGFMQVEKEQAVILTESAEWL encoded by the coding sequence ATGGCAAGCGAATTTGCGGTTAAAATTGTTACTCCTGATAAAATCTTCTATGAAGATAAAACAGAGATGATAATAGTTAGAACTACTGAAGGAGACAGAGGTATATTAAAAAACCATAGACCTTTAGTTGCAGGATTATCTGATGGAACTCTACGTCTAAAAAAAGAAGGTAAATTTAAAGAAGCAAAAATATCTGGGGGATTCATGCAAGTTGAAAAAGAACAAGCTGTTATTTTAACTGAATCTGCAGAGTGGTTATAA
- the acpS gene encoding holo-ACP synthase, protein MNILDIGIDIVEIGRIKEAINKNNRFLEKIFTENEIEYFKSNNFRVESIAGNFSAKEAISKSLGTGIRNFNFKDIEILRNEIGKPIVKTYNNLEKICIDYNVLEIKVSISHCKEYAVANAITIIKE, encoded by the coding sequence ATGAATATATTAGATATTGGTATAGATATAGTGGAGATAGGAAGAATAAAAGAAGCTATAAATAAAAATAATAGATTTTTAGAAAAGATATTTACAGAAAATGAAATAGAATATTTTAAATCTAACAATTTTAGAGTTGAAAGTATAGCAGGGAATTTTTCAGCCAAAGAAGCTATAAGCAAGTCTTTAGGGACAGGTATAAGAAATTTTAATTTTAAAGATATAGAAATATTAAGGAATGAAATAGGAAAACCTATAGTTAAAACCTATAATAATTTGGAGAAGATATGCATAGACTATAATGTTTTAGAAATAAAAGTATCTATATCTCATTGTAAAGAATATGCGGTAGCTAATGCTATAACTATAATTAAGGAGTGA
- a CDS encoding CBS domain-containing protein has protein sequence MNNKIAKDIMTTDVIVANREESIVNVARLLIKERIGGVPVVDEDNKVVGIISETDIMKKEQHVEAPHIINFFQGLIFLDDYKKMEEEFKEIAAYKVKDLMSTDIVTVNEEDNFDDVANIMIKKSVNRVPVVDKEHKLKGIICRYDIIRAMYNE, from the coding sequence ATGAACAATAAAATAGCTAAGGACATAATGACAACGGATGTAATAGTGGCAAATAGAGAAGAAAGTATAGTTAATGTTGCAAGGTTACTAATTAAAGAAAGAATAGGAGGGGTACCTGTAGTAGATGAAGATAATAAGGTAGTAGGTATTATTTCTGAGACAGACATAATGAAGAAAGAACAGCATGTAGAAGCTCCTCATATAATTAACTTTTTCCAAGGGTTAATATTTTTAGATGATTACAAGAAGATGGAAGAAGAGTTTAAAGAAATAGCAGCATACAAAGTAAAAGACTTAATGTCAACTGATATAGTAACTGTAAATGAAGAAGATAATTTTGATGATGTAGCTAATATTATGATAAAAAAATCAGTAAATAGAGTTCCAGTAGTAGATAAAGAACATAAATTAAAAGGAATTATATGTAGATACGATATAATTAGAGCTATGTATAATGAATAA
- the gerS gene encoding germination lipoprotein GerS encodes MRSKLTLLAVLIISMLVIIVGCQKRQLTKEEAYEEFQKVISEIDSYTCKAEVEVVGNKSSHNYVFIHNYNKPDNYKLELVSPEHLKGKTIEYKSDKIIVKNPGIKDEIELPNVGENDQNMFIGDFIKNYLQSEEVDIKLSDGSLALETYIPGEDEYFNKQILYINIKTKQPEKMEIIDSKGMIRFTITYKDFQYEK; translated from the coding sequence GTGAGAAGTAAGCTAACGCTACTAGCAGTGCTTATTATAAGTATGCTAGTTATTATTGTAGGTTGCCAAAAAAGGCAATTAACTAAAGAAGAGGCCTATGAAGAATTTCAAAAGGTAATATCTGAAATTGATTCATATACATGTAAGGCTGAAGTAGAAGTAGTTGGCAATAAGAGTTCACATAATTACGTATTTATTCATAATTATAATAAGCCAGATAATTATAAATTAGAGTTAGTATCACCAGAGCATTTAAAAGGTAAAACTATTGAATACAAATCAGATAAAATAATAGTAAAAAACCCAGGAATAAAAGATGAAATTGAACTACCTAATGTAGGTGAAAATGATCAAAATATGTTTATTGGGGATTTTATAAAAAATTACCTGCAAAGTGAAGAGGTTGATATAAAATTATCTGATGGTAGTCTTGCCTTAGAAACGTACATACCAGGTGAAGATGAATATTTTAACAAACAAATATTGTATATTAATATTAAGACTAAACAACCAGAAAAAATGGAAATAATAGATTCTAAAGGAATGATTAGATTCACTATTACTTACAAAGATTTTCAATATGAAAAGTAA
- the alr gene encoding alanine racemase, with protein sequence MNKITAPTWAEINLDNIKFNLDNIKKSLNENTKICGVLKANAYGHGSVPIAKLLEKENVDYIAVARLEEGIELRQNKIMLPILCLGYIPEEALATAIDNDITITIYSVEMAQKLNDIAKHIGKHAKIHIKIDTGMSRIGFIPNSQSINDIKSINDLEFVDIEGIFTHFATADEKSKEFTKLQVQRFKYMVEGLEAIDINIPIKHVSNSAAIIDLQDLNLNMVRCGIILYGHYPSEEVDRDIIQLKPAMTLKTRVAHIKDVDKGTGISYGLKYRSDETEKIATIPIGYADGFSRIQKNPKVMIKGNIFDVIGRICMDQCMVKINKNIDIKIGDEVIIFGEEKLTAEDVAKSLETINYEVLCMVSRRVDRIYMERNAILQSDSYLIK encoded by the coding sequence ATGAACAAAATAACAGCTCCGACATGGGCAGAGATAAATCTAGACAATATCAAATTTAACCTTGATAATATAAAAAAATCCTTAAATGAAAATACAAAAATTTGTGGTGTGCTAAAGGCTAATGCCTATGGGCACGGTTCAGTACCGATTGCAAAATTATTAGAAAAAGAAAATGTTGATTATATAGCAGTAGCTAGATTAGAAGAAGGAATAGAATTAAGACAAAATAAAATAATGCTTCCTATACTTTGTTTAGGTTATATTCCGGAAGAAGCATTAGCAACTGCTATAGACAATGATATAACTATTACTATTTACTCAGTAGAAATGGCTCAAAAACTTAATGATATCGCCAAGCATATAGGTAAACATGCTAAAATCCATATTAAAATTGACACAGGTATGTCAAGGATAGGGTTTATACCTAATTCTCAATCAATAAATGATATAAAGTCGATAAATGATTTAGAGTTTGTAGACATTGAGGGTATCTTTACACATTTTGCTACAGCAGATGAAAAAAGTAAAGAATTCACTAAGCTTCAAGTACAAAGATTTAAATATATGGTTGAAGGGTTAGAAGCTATAGATATAAACATACCTATAAAACATGTATCAAATAGTGCTGCAATTATAGATTTACAAGATTTGAATCTTAATATGGTAAGATGTGGAATAATACTATACGGTCATTATCCATCAGAAGAAGTAGATAGAGACATTATTCAATTAAAGCCTGCAATGACTTTAAAAACGAGAGTAGCTCATATAAAAGATGTGGATAAAGGTACTGGGATAAGTTATGGATTAAAGTATAGAAGTGATGAAACAGAAAAAATCGCAACTATACCTATAGGATATGCAGATGGATTTTCTAGAATACAAAAAAATCCTAAGGTGATGATTAAAGGAAATATATTTGATGTCATAGGTAGGATATGTATGGATCAGTGTATGGTCAAAATTAACAAGAATATAGACATAAAAATTGGCGATGAGGTTATAATATTTGGGGAAGAGAAATTGACAGCAGAAGATGTAGCAAAAAGCCTAGAGACTATAAACTATGAAGTGTTATGTATGGTATCAAGAAGAGTAGATAGAATCTATATGGAAAGAAATGCAATTTTACAATCAGATAGTTATTTGATAAAATAA
- a CDS encoding ribbon-helix-helix protein, CopG family: MHKKSKEKIVFTLPDSLVSEVDHIVEMENSNREDFAKAAFQFYITQKRKIDIKESMIKGYKEMGQINLSLAELGMTNEVSSEDCIEGKIAQGEY, translated from the coding sequence GTGCACAAAAAAAGTAAGGAAAAGATAGTATTTACTTTACCGGATTCCCTCGTTTCTGAGGTAGACCATATCGTTGAGATGGAGAATAGTAATAGAGAAGATTTTGCAAAGGCTGCCTTTCAATTTTATATAACTCAAAAGAGAAAAATAGACATAAAAGAGTCTATGATCAAAGGTTATAAAGAAATGGGGCAAATTAATCTATCGCTGGCTGAACTAGGTATGACAAATGAAGTATCTTCTGAGGATTGTATTGAAGGGAAGATAGCCCAGGGTGAGTATTAA
- a CDS encoding type II toxin-antitoxin system PemK/MazF family toxin, translated as MSINLDIKRGDLYYADLSPVVGSEQGGVRPVLIIQNDIGNKYSPTVIIAAITSQINKAKLPTHIEISANEYGLNKDSVILLEQIRTIDKKRLREKIGCLDDNMMVKVDSSLQISLGLFAL; from the coding sequence GTGAGTATTAACCTAGACATAAAGCGAGGAGATTTATACTACGCTGATTTAAGCCCTGTTGTCGGATCGGAACAAGGTGGAGTTCGTCCTGTTTTAATTATACAGAATGATATAGGAAATAAATATAGTCCAACGGTAATAATAGCTGCTATAACATCACAGATTAACAAGGCGAAATTACCAACACATATAGAAATTAGTGCGAACGAATATGGGCTTAATAAAGATTCTGTTATTCTCTTAGAACAGATACGGACTATAGACAAAAAAAGGTTAAGAGAAAAAATTGGTTGTCTAGATGATAATATGATGGTAAAAGTTGACAGTAGTCTTCAGATAAGTCTAGGACTATTTGCGTTATAA